From the Phycisphaeraceae bacterium genome, one window contains:
- a CDS encoding HYExAFE family protein — protein MVLRRFPDDCAFETYLRDLSAPYVAVDEARRSPCSAPSLDPQQRPSISTEGTPLKSFDFVVYTQSEAGDNLLVDVKGRSCRHSRFECWVTEDDVSSLTRWQELFGPSFRAAFVFLHWWDDIPADGLFHEVFEHRGRWYAPSLVMLDDYAAAMRPRSSRWRTVSLRKADFDRLSQPLSRLLQA, from the coding sequence ATGGTCCTCCGCCGCTTCCCCGACGACTGCGCCTTCGAGACCTACCTCCGCGATCTCAGCGCCCCATACGTCGCCGTCGATGAAGCCCGCCGATCGCCCTGTTCCGCCCCCTCGCTCGACCCGCAACAACGACCCTCCATCTCCACCGAAGGCACCCCCCTCAAGAGCTTCGACTTTGTCGTCTACACCCAATCCGAAGCGGGCGACAACCTGCTGGTGGACGTCAAGGGGCGCTCCTGCCGGCACAGCCGCTTCGAGTGCTGGGTCACCGAGGACGATGTATCGAGCCTGACCCGCTGGCAGGAGCTGTTCGGCCCAAGCTTCCGGGCGGCCTTCGTCTTCCTGCACTGGTGGGACGACATCCCTGCAGACGGGCTGTTCCACGAGGTCTTCGAGCACCGCGGGCGCTGGTACGCCCCCTCGCTGGTCATGCTCGACGACTACGCCGCAGCGATGCGGCCTCGCTCATCACGCTGGCGGACCGTCTCACTCCGCAAAGCCGACTTCGACCGCCTGAGCCAACCCCTCAGCCGGCTCCTGCAAGCTTAA
- a CDS encoding serine/threonine-protein kinase: MDPAQGGVERRADELTVAVYVHMLERRLAGEPVTPEQALRHVESTRGSVLEDLLRSAEAVVEASEETTSHEAPEAPAVVKVAVSRQDPAEPSPTPENPELPNASSSHEDPQIPAVSRVDPVNTTRVMVGGLPLGKQSQAVEALAVDRIVDGRYRLMQSIAAGGFSRVYMAERVSTHEAVILKFFAPPSEADRPACDEHFRAEVRALGRLDHPGVAHLLDSGVYEGLYYLVMECVLGETLRARMRRDPRLNLSCSLDVMVQACEALARAHERGVIHRDIKPENLMLEMEGEGSYRVRLVDFGLAMVELFEGDGVLPEAFAGTPRYMSPEQIRREVLTEASDIFSLGLVAYELLVGEHPFSRDTPEETKDAILVDEPTHPHVHAPTLPEGIVIALLGSLEKAPVDRPTSADQLGMLFGAQR, encoded by the coding sequence ATGGACCCCGCTCAAGGGGGAGTGGAGCGACGCGCGGACGAACTGACCGTAGCGGTCTACGTCCACATGCTCGAACGCCGGTTGGCGGGCGAGCCTGTAACACCCGAGCAGGCGCTTCGCCACGTTGAATCGACTCGTGGCTCGGTTCTGGAAGACCTGCTGCGATCGGCCGAAGCCGTCGTCGAGGCCTCCGAAGAAACCACCTCACACGAGGCTCCCGAAGCGCCCGCTGTGGTGAAAGTGGCGGTCAGCCGGCAGGACCCGGCCGAGCCTTCGCCGACGCCAGAGAATCCTGAACTCCCTAACGCATCGAGTTCCCATGAGGACCCACAGATTCCCGCAGTTTCGCGTGTCGATCCGGTCAACACGACTCGGGTGATGGTCGGCGGGCTCCCGCTGGGCAAGCAGAGCCAAGCCGTTGAAGCCCTCGCTGTCGATCGGATCGTGGATGGCCGATACCGGCTGATGCAGTCGATCGCGGCTGGTGGGTTTAGCCGGGTTTACATGGCCGAGCGGGTGAGCACACACGAGGCGGTGATCCTCAAGTTTTTCGCACCCCCTTCTGAGGCCGATCGACCGGCTTGCGACGAACATTTCCGCGCGGAGGTCCGTGCCCTGGGTCGGCTCGACCACCCGGGTGTTGCGCACCTGCTCGACTCGGGTGTGTACGAAGGTTTGTATTACCTGGTGATGGAGTGCGTCCTCGGTGAGACCCTTAGAGCTCGCATGCGGCGCGACCCACGCCTTAATTTGTCCTGTTCGCTGGATGTGATGGTGCAGGCGTGCGAGGCTCTGGCAAGAGCGCACGAGCGAGGCGTGATCCATCGCGACATCAAACCGGAAAACCTGATGCTCGAGATGGAAGGCGAAGGCAGCTACCGGGTCCGACTGGTCGACTTCGGGCTGGCGATGGTGGAACTGTTTGAAGGCGATGGTGTTCTGCCAGAAGCCTTCGCGGGAACACCGCGGTACATGTCGCCCGAGCAGATCAGGCGTGAGGTGCTCACCGAGGCCTCCGACATCTTCAGCCTCGGGCTGGTCGCTTACGAACTCCTCGTCGGCGAGCACCCCTTCTCTCGGGACACGCCCGAGGAGACCAAAGACGCGATCCTGGTGGATGAGCCCACCCATCCGCACGTTCACGCGCCCACGCTGCCGGAGGGGATTGTCATCGCGTTGCTCGGCTCGCTGGAGAAAGCACCTGTGGATCGCCCAACATCTGCGGATCAGCTCGGCATGCTGTTTGGTGCCCAACGATAA
- a CDS encoding type 1 glutamine amidotransferase domain-containing protein: MNQAKSLSGLRVLIYVGDDYEDLELQVPRFRLLEAGAQVVIAGLEAGVLHHGKHGYPQRSEAAIKDLRADDFGALVVPGGWMPDKLRRYDEVKEMTRAIADAGKCVASICHGPWIEISAGIVKGVNYTSTPGIKDDLVNAGAIWHDQPVVVDGPRVSSRRPDDLPEFCAAMIEVMASSLSVKRGA, encoded by the coding sequence ATGAACCAAGCCAAATCTTTAAGTGGACTCCGGGTGCTGATCTACGTCGGCGACGACTACGAAGACCTCGAACTCCAGGTGCCCAGGTTCCGGCTGCTCGAAGCGGGTGCGCAAGTCGTCATCGCCGGTTTGGAAGCCGGTGTCCTGCACCACGGTAAACACGGGTACCCTCAGCGTTCGGAGGCGGCCATCAAAGACCTTCGGGCCGATGACTTCGGGGCCTTGGTCGTGCCCGGTGGGTGGATGCCCGACAAGCTCAGGCGCTACGATGAGGTGAAGGAGATGACGCGAGCTATCGCAGACGCTGGCAAGTGCGTCGCCTCGATCTGCCACGGCCCGTGGATCGAGATCTCCGCGGGCATCGTCAAGGGTGTGAACTACACCAGCACGCCTGGGATCAAAGACGACCTCGTGAACGCAGGAGCCATCTGGCACGACCAGCCGGTTGTCGTCGATGGCCCGCGTGTCAGCAGCCGCAGGCCGGACGACCTGCCGGAGTTCTGCGCGGCGATGATCGAGGTCATGGCGTCATCTCTTTCTGTGAAGCGTGGAGCATAA
- a CDS encoding endonuclease/exonuclease/phosphatase family protein, with amino-acid sequence MSLTSAAAVDDNEAASFKVMTFNIRFGTANDGEHAWQHRRDAAIGIIRRHDPDVLGVQEALSFQIDELSAALPGYAFHGVGRDDGGAAGEYCGIFVRSDRFVIENGGHFWLSDTPEVIASVGWDAVITRMASWVVLRDRKNGRPVVVGNTHFDHVGEVSRVESAKLIRQRIQEIASGIAVVVMGDFNAAEGSAPYQALVDDDAGPGDGLIDAYRSAKPISEGDEGTFSGFNAEAVRGRRIDWVLHNDALSTVACEIDQRLVDGVLASDHDPVIAVLRYKD; translated from the coding sequence ATGAGCCTCACGAGTGCCGCGGCTGTGGACGATAACGAAGCGGCATCTTTCAAGGTGATGACCTTCAACATCCGCTTCGGCACCGCGAACGATGGCGAGCATGCCTGGCAACACCGACGGGATGCGGCGATCGGGATAATCCGCAGGCACGACCCGGATGTCCTTGGCGTCCAGGAGGCGCTCTCGTTTCAGATCGATGAACTCAGCGCCGCTTTGCCGGGCTATGCATTCCATGGCGTCGGTCGCGATGACGGGGGAGCAGCTGGGGAGTACTGCGGGATCTTTGTCCGCAGTGACCGCTTTGTGATCGAGAACGGCGGGCACTTCTGGCTGAGTGATACGCCTGAGGTCATCGCATCGGTTGGCTGGGATGCGGTCATCACCAGGATGGCGTCGTGGGTCGTGCTGCGTGACCGGAAGAACGGACGACCTGTGGTGGTCGGCAACACGCATTTTGATCATGTTGGTGAAGTGTCAAGAGTCGAGTCGGCAAAACTGATCCGACAGCGCATCCAGGAGATTGCTTCGGGTATTGCGGTGGTGGTCATGGGCGACTTCAACGCCGCAGAGGGCTCCGCCCCCTATCAGGCTCTTGTTGATGATGATGCCGGTCCGGGTGACGGTCTGATTGATGCTTATCGATCCGCGAAACCAATCTCCGAGGGGGACGAAGGGACGTTCAGCGGGTTCAACGCTGAGGCTGTTCGGGGGCGTCGGATTGACTGGGTTTTGCACAACGATGCTTTATCAACCGTCGCGTGCGAGATCGACCAGCGGCTGGTCGATGGCGTGCTCGCCTCAGACCACGACCCGGTCATCGCCGTGCTGCGCTACAAGGACTGA
- the ruvC gene encoding crossover junction endodeoxyribonuclease RuvC, with protein MSSTESSSTESPVILGIDPGSRITGYAVLCESSRRGEPRVLEAGIIKLPGTDSIESRVAQLHAETRELIARLQPSVMAIEKLYSHYAHPQTAVVMAHARGVILLAAQQARLPIDHLPSTEVKKSITGHGHASKEQVQLAVTTQLGLAEPPKPVDVSDALAIALTAFRRRVLLAL; from the coding sequence ATGTCGTCCACTGAAAGCTCTTCAACCGAATCGCCAGTGATCCTCGGGATTGATCCTGGTTCGCGCATCACGGGCTATGCCGTGCTCTGCGAATCAAGCCGCCGGGGTGAGCCGCGTGTGCTCGAAGCCGGCATCATCAAACTCCCAGGAACGGATTCGATCGAGTCGCGTGTTGCTCAGTTGCACGCCGAGACTCGTGAGCTGATCGCGCGACTCCAGCCCTCCGTGATGGCGATCGAGAAGCTCTACTCGCACTACGCCCACCCGCAGACTGCGGTCGTGATGGCTCACGCCCGAGGTGTGATCCTTCTGGCGGCGCAGCAGGCCCGGCTGCCGATTGATCATCTGCCATCAACCGAGGTCAAGAAATCAATCACCGGCCACGGCCACGCCTCGAAGGAGCAGGTGCAGCTCGCCGTGACAACGCAACTCGGCCTCGCCGAGCCGCCTAAACCTGTAGATGTCTCGGACGCGCTGGCGATCGCACTCACGGCATTTCGTCGGCGGGTGCTGCTGGCGTTATAG
- a CDS encoding DNA topoisomerase IV subunit A, producing MAKRKRTKKDDSDLFGSLAGDHSAAGLAVEQVSLHDAASERYLNYALSVITSRALPDVRDGLKPVQRRILYTMWQQRLTAEAKHRKCAKVVGDVMGNYHPHGDSAIYDALVRMAQPFSLRLPLVDGSGNFGSLDGDPAAAMRYTECRLAPVASEILREIGQQTVHFRPNYDGTKSEPVVLPSRLPNLLINGSSGIAVGMATSIPPHHPGEVCKALLKLLDNPEIKPYQLVGKDAVQGPDFPTGGELLADKATLRDIYLNGSGGVKLRATWQPGTVAEGSRTTKVLHVTSVPYGVNKAVAVERIAELIVGRKLPLLLDVRDLSTDDVRIVLELKRDADEQMVMAYLFKHTPLQVNISVNMTCLVPTENPEVAAPQRLGLKEVLWHFLHFRLGVVTRRLEHELAQLEKRIHLLEGFAIAFDALDEIIRIIRASEGKADAATKILKKFGGKNGLDEEQTDAILELKLYRLARLEINIIREELKEKNKRAKEIRQLLKSDASDTGSGIWQIVRGEITELGKQFGKAHPRQTLLADGGDEPEFAAEDFIVDEDNHVLVTADGWIKRQKEIKDPGKSRVRDGDRVLACVGGSTRSTVVFFSSRGVAYTARIIDLPATTGYGEPIQKLFKLADGERIVSAISLDPRFITEVASEPDVPHALAVSDDGYGLRFSLAGYAEPSTRSGRRFAKLGKGARILAVAYAADDETLMVASEQRRALLCRVDEVNALSGPGRGVIVIKLASADRLIGARVAESERDTLTAVTGRGAEQRINTAKYELTSRGGKGREIIKTGTLTEVIPDEVQAPELKSEG from the coding sequence TTGGCCAAGCGTAAGCGAACAAAGAAGGATGATTCGGACCTCTTCGGCTCCCTCGCCGGAGACCATAGTGCCGCTGGTCTTGCCGTCGAACAGGTTTCCCTGCACGACGCCGCCAGCGAGCGTTATCTCAACTACGCCCTGTCGGTCATCACCAGCCGAGCCCTGCCGGATGTCCGCGACGGGCTCAAGCCTGTCCAGCGGCGGATCCTCTACACCATGTGGCAGCAGCGACTGACCGCTGAGGCCAAGCATCGCAAGTGCGCTAAGGTCGTCGGCGACGTGATGGGTAACTATCACCCCCACGGCGATTCAGCGATCTACGACGCCCTGGTTCGCATGGCTCAGCCCTTTTCCTTGCGGCTTCCCCTGGTTGACGGCTCGGGCAACTTCGGGTCACTCGATGGCGACCCTGCTGCGGCGATGCGCTACACAGAGTGCCGCCTCGCTCCCGTGGCCAGCGAGATCCTCCGCGAGATCGGCCAGCAGACCGTCCACTTCCGCCCGAACTACGACGGAACCAAGAGCGAGCCGGTCGTGCTGCCTTCCAGGCTCCCGAACCTGCTGATTAATGGATCGTCCGGAATCGCTGTGGGCATGGCGACCAGCATCCCGCCTCATCATCCCGGCGAGGTTTGTAAGGCCCTGCTCAAGCTCCTGGACAACCCCGAGATCAAGCCGTACCAACTCGTCGGAAAAGACGCTGTCCAGGGACCGGACTTCCCCACAGGTGGCGAACTGCTCGCCGACAAAGCCACCCTCCGCGACATCTACCTCAATGGGTCCGGCGGGGTGAAGCTCCGGGCCACCTGGCAACCCGGCACTGTCGCCGAGGGCTCGCGCACCACCAAGGTGCTCCATGTCACGTCGGTTCCCTATGGCGTCAACAAGGCCGTCGCCGTCGAACGCATCGCCGAGCTGATTGTCGGTCGCAAGCTCCCACTGCTGCTGGATGTTCGGGACCTCTCGACGGACGATGTCCGGATCGTTCTGGAACTCAAGCGTGATGCTGACGAACAGATGGTCATGGCCTACCTGTTCAAGCACACGCCGCTGCAGGTCAATATCTCCGTCAACATGACCTGCCTGGTGCCGACCGAGAATCCTGAGGTCGCCGCCCCGCAGCGGCTTGGGCTCAAAGAAGTGCTCTGGCACTTTCTGCACTTTAGGCTTGGGGTCGTCACGCGTCGGCTCGAGCACGAGCTGGCCCAGCTCGAAAAACGAATTCACCTGCTCGAAGGCTTCGCGATCGCGTTCGATGCCCTCGATGAGATCATCAGGATCATCCGCGCTTCCGAGGGGAAGGCCGATGCCGCGACCAAGATCCTCAAGAAGTTTGGGGGTAAGAACGGGCTCGACGAGGAGCAGACCGACGCGATCCTCGAACTCAAGCTCTACCGGCTTGCTCGGCTCGAAATCAACATCATCCGTGAGGAACTGAAAGAGAAGAACAAACGCGCTAAAGAGATCCGCCAGCTCCTCAAGTCCGATGCCTCTGATACCGGCTCCGGCATCTGGCAGATCGTGCGCGGGGAGATCACCGAGCTGGGCAAGCAGTTCGGCAAAGCCCATCCCAGACAAACGCTCCTGGCCGATGGCGGGGACGAGCCGGAGTTTGCCGCTGAGGACTTTATTGTCGATGAAGACAACCACGTCCTGGTCACCGCCGACGGGTGGATCAAACGCCAGAAAGAGATCAAAGACCCGGGCAAGTCCCGGGTGCGCGACGGCGACCGCGTGCTCGCCTGTGTGGGCGGGTCCACCCGATCGACGGTCGTCTTCTTCTCCAGCCGTGGCGTGGCCTATACCGCGCGCATCATCGACCTCCCGGCGACCACGGGCTACGGCGAGCCGATCCAGAAGCTCTTCAAACTCGCCGACGGCGAACGCATCGTCTCCGCCATCTCCCTCGACCCTCGGTTCATCACGGAGGTCGCGTCTGAGCCGGATGTTCCGCATGCGCTGGCCGTGAGTGATGATGGCTATGGCTTGCGTTTCTCCTTGGCCGGGTACGCAGAGCCGAGCACCCGCTCGGGCAGGCGGTTCGCCAAGCTGGGCAAGGGTGCCCGCATCCTGGCGGTGGCCTACGCCGCAGACGATGAGACCCTGATGGTCGCCTCCGAGCAACGGCGTGCTCTGCTCTGCCGCGTCGATGAGGTCAACGCCCTGTCAGGACCCGGGCGCGGGGTCATCGTCATCAAGCTCGCCTCAGCTGACCGGCTCATCGGCGCTCGGGTCGCTGAGAGCGAACGGGACACACTGACCGCCGTCACCGGGCGCGGGGCCGAGCAGCGGATCAACACCGCCAAGTACGAACTCACTTCCCGAGGCGGCAAAGGCCGTGAAATCATCAAAACCGGAACCCTCACCGAGGTAATTCCGGACGAAGTTCAGGCACCCGAGCTCAAGTCCGAAGGGTAA